The Salvelinus fontinalis isolate EN_2023a chromosome 9, ASM2944872v1, whole genome shotgun sequence genome has a window encoding:
- the kti12 gene encoding protein KTI12 homolog — translation MPLIVMCGFPCSGKTRRAVELQEYFEQNTERKVHIVGDGKLGIEKNVVYADSQNEKNVRGSLRAEAERRINKEDIVILDSLNYIKGYRYELFCLIKHTQTPHCLVYCLTSAEVSSTWNTERDVEEQYTQEILDALVLRFETPDSRNRWDSPLFTIQKEDTLPFEAISDAIFKRKAPPPNQSTQSQPLSSTNFLYELDKVTQDVLMAILNSQKTSVPGDLIAVPGATEKIELTRSLNMAELRKLRRQFISYTKMHPTENIGHIANIGCIEVALLDGSAK, via the exons ATGCCGCTCATAGTAATGTGTGGTTTTCCATGTAGTGGCAAAACACGAAGAGCGGTGGAATTACAGGAATACTTTGAACAGAATACAGAAAGAAAGGTTCACATTGTAGGAGATGGAAAGTTGGGAATTGAGAAGAATGTTGTATACGCAG ATTCTCAGAATGAGAAAAATGTAAGAGGATCTCTAAGAGCTGAAGCAGAGAG GAGAATCAACAAAGAGGATATTGTAATTCTGGATTCATTGAACTATATCAAAG GTTACAGATATGAACTTTTTTGTCtgatcaaacacacacagacgccTCACTGTCTG GTTTACTGTTTGACGTCAGCCGAAGTGAGCTCAACATGGAACACAGAAAGGGATGTTGAAGAGCAGTACACTCAGGAGAT CCTAGATGCGCTGGTGCTGAGATTTGAAACTCCAGACTCCAGGAACAGATGGGACAGCCCACTTTTCACCATTCAGAAAGAAGACACACTTCCATTTGAAGCCATCTCTGATGCCATCTTCAAAAGGAAGGCACCCCCTCCTAACCAGTCGACACAGAGT CAACCACTGTCATCTACAAACTTCTTGTATGAGCTGGACAAAGTCACGCAAGATGTGTTGATG GCAATTCTCAACTCCCAGAAGACAAGTGTTCCAGGGGATCTCATTGCTGTTCCAGGCGCTACAGAAAAG ATAGAACTGACCAGAAGTCTAAACATGGCAGAGCTCCGGAAACTACGACGCCAGTTCATCAGCTACACCAAGATGCACCCGACAGAGAATATTGGACACATTGCTAACAT AGGCTGCATCGAGGTTGCCCTTTTG GATGGCAGTGCCAAATAG
- the si:dkey-24l11.2 gene encoding uncharacterized protein si:dkey-24l11.2 → MERSPVNSVEVSPESNGDSVALCHNEEESRNQPAHGGPQVQLCRFYSQGRHCNFGRKCRFLHQRGDSTTLTQGKVENRTNQRSEQENQRGTGPHSHPGITSQNPAIDSPGDVGHRLPSKPRAAPTRGERANNRRPCRYFLSGCCTMDDRCHYWHPPQFPLADDQPVGVGGRPRVPHAPPPSALQVVKLSDLTDNITKQLRDTEIKQLIKRFPKEQLIVQERSDGQVTFYRATVQPTDPDWPFDLKDVDIMVSFPEKYPQEIFTLDIPLDQDLPSVMGRYVEQASLEWLQAKHATNQLMGKVELLFRPFLRWLDRSMERLFTEGARQLKKDMEIAKAGIQFVPYQQLQATVCKEPAADDTPDPVLHTATDEESREGEDEEWKKLLYPGCDDDDGVSDEEDQGNVENIKLSEPRRGTEVKLLGLRLGEGMATVVATQITVCLQCSRCKVTADLTLNGRNPCTAQCEKCNAGISAAFRPSMLHHYSDVLGYLDLGTAAPVDLVLQDCDLVIVCLNCSKEGPVKNLLYGQSKEFNCQHCHSKLSILVDSTRFQYIPPRKEKTGHSDSSLTYRRNIRDPAIQMGKPLPEKGSCKHYRQSHRWLRFSCCGRAYPCDVCHDEDQDHPMELATRMICGHCCKEQPYSNGKPCVSCGGMMTRGAYTSHWEGGLGCRSKVKMSRNDKHKYASTNKTISRKAASEKK, encoded by the exons ATGGAACGTTCACCTGTAAACAGCGTTGAG GTATCACCAGAGAGCAATGGGGATTCTGTCGCCCTGTGTCACAATGAGGAAGAGAGCAGGAATCAACCAGCACATGGTGGCCCTCAAGTCCAGCTGTGTCGTTTCTACTCACAGGGACGGCACTGTAACTTTGGGAGGAAGTGCCGCTTCCTCCATCAAAGAGGAGATTCCACCACCCTCACCCAGGGGAAGGTAGAGAACAGGACAAACCAAAGGTCAGAACAGGAGAACCAAAGAGGGACAGGCCCTCACAGCCACCCTGGAATCACATCGCAGAATCCAGCGATTGACAGCCCTGGAGATGTAGGCCACAGGCTGCCCTCCAAACCAAGGGCTGCTCCAACCAGAGGTGAGAGGGCCAACAATCGCCGGCCCTGTCGCTATTTTCTCTCTGGGTGCTGCACCATGGATGATAGATGTCACTACTGGCACCCACCACAGTTTCCCCTTGCTGATGACCAGCCTGTAGGAGTCGGAGGCAGGCCCAGGGTGCCCCATGCCCCCCCTCCCAGTGCCCTTCAGGTGGTCAAACTGAGTGACCTGACTGACAATATCACCAAACAGCTACGGGACACTGAGATCAAGCAGCTGATAAAGCGTTTTCCTAAAGAGCAGCTTATTGTGCAGGAACGGAGCGACGGCCAAGTCACCTTCTACCGAGCCACAGTACAGCCCACTGATCCAGACTGG CCTTTTGACTTGAAAGACGTTGACATAATGGTGAGCTTTCCGGAAAAGTACCCACAAGAG ataTTTACATTAGATATACCACTGGACCAGGACTTGCCATCAGTTATGGGAAG ATATGTTGAACAAGCCTCACTGGAATGGCTACAGGCTAAACATGCCACCAATCAGCTGATGGGTAAGGTGGAGCTGCTCTTCCGGCCCTTCCTTCGCTGGTTGGATCGCAGCATGGAAAGACTGTTCACTGAGGGAGCCAGGCAG TTGAAAAAAGACATGGAGATAGCAAAGGCTGGAATTCAGTTTGTGCCATACCAGCAGCTCCAGGCAACCGTGTGCAAAGAGCCTGCCGCTGATGACACGCCTGACCCTGTCCTCCACACGGCAACTGATGAGGAGAGCAGAGAAGGAGAAGATGAGGAGTGGAAAAAACTATTGTACCCtggctgtgatgatgatgatggtgttagTGATGAAGAGGACCAGGGGAATGTGGAGAATATTAAGCTCAGTGAGCCCCGCAGAGGAACAGAGGTGAAGCTGCTTGGCCTGAGGCTGGGAGAGGGCATGGCGACCGTGGTCGCCACACAGATCACTGTGTGTCTGCAGTGCAGCAG GTGTAAGGTGACAGCAGACCTGACTCTAAATGGCAGGAACCCCTGCACGGCCCAGTGTGAGAAGTGTAACGCAGGGATCAGTGCTGCTTTCAGACCCAGCATGCTGCACCACTACAGTGACGTCCTGGGCTATCTGGACCTGGGTACCGCTGCTCCTGTGGACCTGGTCCTGCAGGACTGTGATCTGGTCATTGTCTGCCTCAACTGCTCCAAAGAGGGACCTGTGAAG AACCTTTTGTATGGCCAGAGCAAGGAGTTCAACTGTCAGCACTGTCACAGCAAACTCAGCATCCTGGTTGACAGCACACGATTCCAGTACATTCCGCCACGCAAAGAGAAAACCG GGCACAGTGACTCTTCACTGACCTATCGGCGTAACATAAGGGACCCTGCCATACAGATGGGGAAACCACTACCGGAAAAGGGATCCTGCAAACACTACAGACAGAGTCATCGCTGGCTCAG GTTCTCATGCTGTGGCCGGGCCTACCCCTGTGACGTGTGTCATGACGAGGACCAGGACCACCCCATGGAGCTGGCTACCAGGATGATCTGTGGTCACTGCTGTAAAGAGCAG CCGTACAGCAATGGGAAGCCCTGTGTCAGCTGTGGAGGCATGATGACGAGAGGAGCCTACACCAGTCACTGGGAGGGAGGACTGGGCTGCAGGAGCAAAGTCAAAATGAGCAG AAATGATAAACACAAGTATGCCAGCACAAACAAAACAATTTCACGGAAAGCAGCCAGCGAAAAGAAATAA
- the znf592 gene encoding LOW QUALITY PROTEIN: zinc finger protein 592 (The sequence of the model RefSeq protein was modified relative to this genomic sequence to represent the inferred CDS: deleted 2 bases in 1 codon) has translation MGDMKTPDFDDLLAAFDIPDATSLDAKETIQESHDEAESQLKHTGMCMDDSLSVHQTVGASDVPAVSVIVKNTSRQESSDSGGEREGPHFGHPLQNGFRGSGATMESHQIDHSGSKSFVSALNGDGSRGLLGKTPVQHKLEGTPSFSQSFSQFSPISSPESEDSRSNGVDIRPKQERPYFPAASIFMSAEPPMSDNQKKQLSYSMFDKCHEVDCDVPESLPRSKRESIKAEDTMTEKPDSNVSDQKEKGDCHSSAIPTNDHNNIESSSNVNIVAASNMPTSHPCVKTPTSKLSSCLEALVALNARKDPSEQPSYQDLSLAHDDTIKVSPKVPMSPQSPRSPLEAVKRLMKPPDSPVSICSNSSGKGSPALASGSPPAIPRVRIKTIKTTTGKIQRTVTSVVPDSENEDVHSVESSPSQSMIVEDAYPGLSPYPSHNVISDIIVDMPIKCTLVGALPSKVADTKLEGYSKRPGQMQSATIFHNTSSPVMRSMPVAQHGPSTQKRISSVQTGNSPNTSLLPKAMHLANLNLVPHSVAASVAARSTSHQQSQQHTLSSSMVCSTVPLVHQVKKAAPNPRAAIPSTAAGTLNRLLNNANPVPTYVPNLNPPPESNINLPPRGYCCLECGDSFGVERSLAYHYGRRSVHIEVACTHCAKTMVFFNKCALLAHAREHKNKGVVMQCTQLSMKPIAEGQMFAPLITESSVHVGSHVPPLSSPKSEPVMPLYPDKVIRHRLRCLECNKQLSDYKGLAGHYQRLSEEMEGLMCKVCSMLLPNKCSYRAHQRIHAHKSPYCCPECGALSRSVDIQKHVKENCLHYARKAGYKCLHCDMVFTSFNVQKSHIEEKHCEIFYKCTICPVAFKSSGGCQMHLTTKHNASKVSPQLIFKCSCETVFKKKQLLLQHFYQNAKKRATCVFKCPECTSIFTQKQPLMQHFKGVHGGIFKEEVEKSTKPPEMTAHHQDVTSGFHQPKVNTPIKHSDGTRKRANFAARDSNPNLKNAGWNCGECLHWLPDREAYVSHMKKSHGRSLKSYPCRQCERSFNSSTSLRRHIRNDHDGKKNTFTCWYCTDERTTFTTNIMLKNHISLMHGIKNPDFSLLKSAPLDSSKALGEGPVSKRPAVESEGQEGAALEGSPAKRLKHQFRCSKCGFTTEDGTQFQKHIPQHKTDENTPQCLHCGLCFASQLSLNRHLFIVHKVKEPEEERKERMDMEYECRKKQEEDVGKAVGVNEREDLPPPLVKSDPQQTEVPTRLHCEPAVTDCKSTYSFHLEFHG, from the exons ATGGGTGACATGAAGACCCCTGATTTTGATGATCTTTTGGCTGCCTTTGACATCCCCGATGCCACCAGTTTGGATGCCAAAGAGACCATCCAGGAGAGTCACGATGAGGCAGAAAGTCAGCTGAAACACACAGGGATGTGTATGGATGACAGCTTATCTGTTCATCAAACTGTGGGTGCATCTGATGTACCTGCTGTCAGTGTTATAGTGAAGAACACAAGTCGCCAGGAGTCGTCTGAtagtggtggagagagagagggcccacACTTTGGACACCCATTGCAAAATGGTTTCAGGGGGTCAGGGGCCACCATGGAGTCTCATCAGATAGACCACAGTGGTTCTAAGTCTTTTGTGTCTGCTTTGAATGGGGATGGCTCAAGAGGACTCTTAGGGAAGACCCCCGTCCAGCACAAACTTGAAGGAACGCCATCCTTCTCACAGTCCTTTTCCCAGTTCAGCCCCATCTCTAGTCCAGAATCTGAAGACAGCCGAAGCAATGGAGTTGATATCCGTCCAAAACAAGAGAGACCCTACTTCCCTGCTGCCTCTATATTTATGTCTGCAGAACCCCCAATGTCAGACAATCAGAAAAAACAGCTGTCTTACAGCATGTTTGACAAGTGCCATGAAGTAGACTGTGACGTACCTGAGAGCCTTCCAAGAAGCAAAAGAGAATCTATCAAAGCAGAGGATACCATGACAGAAAAGCCTGACAGTAATGTCAGTGACCAGAAGGAAAAGGGAGATTGTCATAGTAGTGCAATCCCTACAAATGATCATAACAATATTGAGTCAAGCAGTAATGTTAATATAGTGGCAGCGTCTAATATGCCCACCTCTCATCCATGTGTCAAAACTCCAACATCAAAACTATCGTCATGCCTTGAGGCATTAGTGGCTCTAAATGCCAGAAAGGATCCCAGTGAACAACCAAGCTATCAAGACTTATCATTGGCTCATGATGACACCATAAAGGTTAGTCCAAAAGTGCCCATGTCACCACAAAGTCCCAGGAGTCCTCTTGAAGCTGTGAAGCGGTTAATGAAACCACCTGACAGTCCTGTAAGCATTTGCAGTAACAGCAGTGGCAAGGGATCCCCTGCACTGGCATCTGGCTCACCCCCAGCCATACCGAGGGTCAGAATAAAGACCATTAAAACCACGACTGGGAAAATCCAGCGCACGGTTACCAGTGTAGTACCTGATTCAGAAAACGAGGACGTTCACTCTGTTGAGTCCTCTCCATCCCAGAGTATGATTGTTGAGGATGCATACCCTGGTTTGTCTCCCTATCCCTCTCATAATGTGATAAGTGATATTATTGTTGATATGCCCATCAAATGTACACTAGTTGGTGCTCTGCCATCAAAGGTTGCTGATACTAAATTAGAGGGGTACTCCAAGAGGCCAGGACAAATGCAGTCTGCAACTATTTTTCATAATACAAGTAGTCCTGTTATGAGGTCTATGCCAGTTGCCCAGCATGGGCCTTCTACACAAAAGAGGATTTCATCAGTTCAAACGGGCAACTCTCCCAATACAAGCTTGCTTCCCAAGGCAATGCACTTAGCTAACCTGAACCTAGTCCCTCACAGTGTTGCTGCCTCAGTCGCAGCACGCTCCACCTCCCATCAACAGAGCCAACAACACACACTTTCCTCTTCTATGGTGTGCAGCACTGTCCCATTGGTACACCAAGTGAAAAAAGCTGCCCCTAATCCACGTGCTGCCATTCCTAGCACAGCAGCAGGAACTTTAAACAGACTGTTAAATAATGCCAACCCTGTACCCACATATGTACCCAACCTAAACCCACCACCTGAGAGCAACATCAACTTGCCACCACGTGGATATTGCTGCCTGGAGTGTGGGGACTCCTTTGGGGTAGAGAGGAGTCTTGCTTATCATTATGGCAGGAGGAGTGTGCACATTGAAGTAGCCTGCACCCACTGTGCTAAGACCATGGTATTCTTCAACAAGTGTGCCCTGCTGGCACATGCACGGGAACATAAGAACAAAGGTGTGGTGATGCAGTGCACACAGCTCTCCATGAAGCCCATAGCAGAGGGACAGATGTTTGCACCCTTGATCACTGAATCCTCTGTGCATGTGGGCTCCCATGTGCCCCCATTATCCTCACCTAAAAGCGAACCAGTCATGCCCCTCTATCCAGACAAAGTCATCCGCCACAGACTCCGCTGCCTCGAGTGTAACAAGCAGCTATCAGACTACAAAGGTCTCGCAGGCCATTACCAGAGGTTGTCGGAAGAAATGGAGGGACTG ATGTGTAAGGTGTGCTCAATGCTGCTACCCAACAAGTGCAGCTACCGGGCTCACCAGCGTATTCATGCCCACAAGTCCCCTTATTGCTGCCCTGAGTGTGGTGCGCTGAGTCGCTCCGTGGACATACAGAAGCATGTGAAGGAGAACTGTCTTCACTATGCACGCAAGGCTGGCTATAA GTGTCTTCATTGTGATATGGTTTTCACGTCATTTAATGTGCAGAAGAGTCACATTGAGGAGAAACACTGTGAGATCTTCTATAAGTGCACCATCTGTCCTGTTGCTTTCAAGTCTTCTGGTGGATGTCAAATGCATTTGACAACTAAGCACAATGCCAGCAAAGTGTCCCCTCA GTTAATCTTCAAGTGTTCTTGTGAGACAGTGTTCAAGAAAAAGCAGTTATTGCTTCAGCACTTCTATCAGAACGCCAAAAAGCGTGCTACCTGTGTCTTCAAATGCCCTGAGTGCACTTCAATCTTCACCCAAAAGCAGCCGTTAATGCAGCACTTCAAG GGGGTGCACGGAGGAATCTtcaaagaggaggtggagaaaagCACAAAACCACCAGAGATgactgcacaccaccaagatgTTACCTCGGGATTCCACCAGCCAAAGGTAAACACTCCCATTAAACACTCAGATGGAACCAGAAAAAGGGCCAACTTTGCCGCTCGAGACAGCAACCCTAATCTGAAGAATGCTGGCTGGAACTGTGGAGAGTGCCTACACTGGCTGCCTGACCGAGAAGCCTATGTCTCTCACATGAAGAAAAGCCATGGGAGG TCATTGAAGAGTTATCCATGCCGGCAGTGTGAGAGGTCTTTCAATTCCTCTACAAGTTTGAGAAGACACATTCGCAATGACCACGATGGAAAGAAAAATACATTTACCTGCTG GTATTGCACAGATGAGAGGACAACATTCACTACAAACATCATGTTGAAGAACCACATCAGTTTGATGCATGGGATCAAAAATCCAGACTTCAGTCTGTTAAAATCAGCCCCTCTGGATAGCAGTAAAGCCTTGGGAGAG GGGCCTGTTTCAAAGAGACCTGCTGTGGAGTCTGAGGGGCAGGAAGGCGCTGCCCTAGAAGGCTCCCCCGCCAAGCGTCTGAAACATCAGTTTCGCTGCTCAAAGTGTGGCTTCACCACAGAGGATGGCACACAGTTCCAGAAGCACATACCTCAGCATAAAACTGATGAAAACACTCCCCAATGCCTGCACTGTGGATTATGTTTTGCATCCCAGCTATCTCTCAACAGACACCTGTTTATTGTGCACAAAGTCAAAGAGCCCGaagaagagaggaaagaaaggATGGACATGGAGTACGAGTGCAGAAAGAAGCAGGAAGAGGACGTGGGGAAAGCAGTGGgtgtgaatgagagagaggacTTGCCACCACCATTAGTTAAATCTGACCCCCAACAGACAGAGGTACCAACCAGGTTGCACTGTGAGCCTGCAGTA ACTGACTGTAAATCCACATACAGCTTTCACCTAGAGTTTCATGGATAG